A segment of the Streptomyces sp. NBC_01235 genome:
TCCTGGCTGACGCGCTGCTCCTTCGCCGGGTCCTTGGAGACCTTCGGGGCCTTGATCGTGCCGTCCGCCTGCACCTTCGGCAGGCTGGTCTGCGGGGTGGGCAGCAGGGCGTTCTTCTTGTCGACCTTGCCGTCGTCGGAGACGCCGTACATCGCGTTGTAGATGTGCCGCACGGCCTCACCGGAGGCGCCCGAGCCGGTACCGGCCTGGGCGATCGTCATGACGACCGTGTAGTCCTTGCTGTACGTGGCGAGCCAGGACGTCGTCTGCTTGCCGTAGACCTCCGCGGTTCCGGTCTTGGCGTGCAGCGGGATCTCCTCCTGCGGCCAGCCGCCGAACTTCCAGGCGGCGGTACCTCGGGTGACCACGCCCTCCAGTGCGGCGTCCATGCCCTTGATCGTCGCCTTGGTGATCGGCAGCTTGCCCTGGACCTTGGGCTTGATCTCCTGGACGGTCCTGCCGTCGGCGCTGACGATCGCCTTGCCGATGGTCGGGGTGTACATCGTGCCGCCGTTGGCGAGCGCCCCGTAGATCACGGCCTCCTGGATCGGCGTGACGAGAGTGTCACCCTGGCCGATGGAGTAGTTGATCGAGTCGCCCTCGCGCATCTTGTTGCCCTCGAGGCAGTTCTCGTACGCGATCTTCTCGACGTAACTGCCGTCCTTCTTACCGGACTTGCACCAGGAGTCCTTGTTGGCCTTCCAGTAGGACTCCTTCCACTGACGGTCCGGGACCCGGCCGGTGACCTCGTTGGGCAGGTCGATGCCGGTCTCCTTGCCGAGGCCGAACTGGTGGGCGGCCTTGTAGAAGAAGTCCTTGGGCTCACCCTTCTTCGGGTTGATGCCTCCGTCCTTCTTCCATTCCCGGTCGGCGAGTCCGTAGAAGACGGTGTCGCAGGAGACCTCGAGGGCCCGGCCGAGCGAGATGGGGCCGAAGTTCTCCCCCTCGAAGTTCTTGAAGACCTGGCCGCCCACCGAGTACGAGCTGGTGCACGGGTAGCCGCCGTCCCACTCGTAGCCCGCCTCGACCGCGGCGGCCGTGGAGACCACCTTGAACGTCGAACCGGGCGCGGACTGACCCTGTATGGCCCGGTTCAGCAGCGGGTAGTCGGAGTTCTTCCCGGTGAGCTTCTTGTAGTCCTTGGCGGAGATCCCGCCGACCCAGACGTTGGGGTCGTAGGTCGGGGCGGATGCCATGGCGACGACCCGGCCGGTCTTGGCCTCCATCACCACGACCGCTCCGGAGTCGGCCTTGTAGTTCTCGCCGGTGATCTTGTCGAACTGGGTGCGGGCGATCTTCATCGCGTTGTTCAGCTCGTACTCGGCGACCCGCTGCACGCGGGCGTCGATGCTGGTGACGAGGTTGGAGCCGGGCTCCGCCGCGTCCGCCTCGGCCTGGCCGATGACGCGCCCGAGGTTGTCGACCTCGTAGCGGGTGACGCCGGCCTTGCCGCGCAGCTCCTTGTCGTACTGGCGCTCCAGCCCGGAGCGGCCGACCTGGTCGGAGCGCAGGAAGGGCGAGTCGGTGTCCTGGGCCTTGGTGATCTCCTCGTCCGTGACCGGGGAGAGGTAGCCGAGGACCTGGGCGGTGTTGGCGTTGCCGGGAGCGGCGTAACGGCGCACGGCCTCGGGCTCGGCGGTGATGCCGGGGAAGTCCTCGGCGCGCTCGCGGATCTGCAGGGCCTGCTTGGCGGTGGCCTCGTCGGTGATGGGGATCGGCTGGTAGGGCGAGCCGTTCCAGCAGGGCTGCGGGGTCTGCGCGTCGCACAGCCGCACCTTCAGCATGACCTCCTCGGTCTTCATGCCGAGGACGCCCGCGAGCTTGGTCAGGACCGCCTTGCCGTCGTCCGGCTGCTTCAACAGGTCCGTGCGGGAGGCGGATACCACCAGCCGCGTCTCGTTGTCGGCGAGCGGCACGCCCCGCGCGTCCAGGATCGAGCCGCGCACGGCGGGTTCGACGACCTGTTGGACGTGGTTGCCGGAGGCCTCCTTGGCGTACGCCGCGCCCTCCCGGATCTGCAGGTACCA
Coding sequences within it:
- the mrdA gene encoding penicillin-binding protein 2 — translated: MTNIPETGRTPRVQIRLVVIQILVLSLLGTLGGRLWYLQIREGAAYAKEASGNHVQQVVEPAVRGSILDARGVPLADNETRLVVSASRTDLLKQPDDGKAVLTKLAGVLGMKTEEVMLKVRLCDAQTPQPCWNGSPYQPIPITDEATAKQALQIRERAEDFPGITAEPEAVRRYAAPGNANTAQVLGYLSPVTDEEITKAQDTDSPFLRSDQVGRSGLERQYDKELRGKAGVTRYEVDNLGRVIGQAEADAAEPGSNLVTSIDARVQRVAEYELNNAMKIARTQFDKITGENYKADSGAVVVMEAKTGRVVAMASAPTYDPNVWVGGISAKDYKKLTGKNSDYPLLNRAIQGQSAPGSTFKVVSTAAAVEAGYEWDGGYPCTSSYSVGGQVFKNFEGENFGPISLGRALEVSCDTVFYGLADREWKKDGGINPKKGEPKDFFYKAAHQFGLGKETGIDLPNEVTGRVPDRQWKESYWKANKDSWCKSGKKDGSYVEKIAYENCLEGNKMREGDSINYSIGQGDTLVTPIQEAVIYGALANGGTMYTPTIGKAIVSADGRTVQEIKPKVQGKLPITKATIKGMDAALEGVVTRGTAAWKFGGWPQEEIPLHAKTGTAEVYGKQTTSWLATYSKDYTVVMTIAQAGTGSGASGEAVRHIYNAMYGVSDDGKVDKKNALLPTPQTSLPKVQADGTIKAPKVSKDPAKEQRVSQEGTPEPDESQPGATVQQNTSTNRDTRRRRRKRGSRRMCT